A single Hippocampus zosterae strain Florida chromosome 17, ASM2543408v3, whole genome shotgun sequence DNA region contains:
- the LOC127590232 gene encoding G-protein coupled receptor family C group 5 member C-like isoform X1, with translation MALTGPPRGCGTSIGSIYYNLCDLAAAWGVVVEAVAAGGVLTSFVLFVILMACLPLVTDKERKGTVALQAGVLISTLGLFGLAFAFVVGRDSTSCVARRFLFGVLFSGCLACLVMHGLWLVLLRRRGWGPGSWMLCLGALGLMLVEVIINTEWLLITVVRNPPSGTDASELSCDFANQDFVMALIYVMVLLLAAVLMSVPSLTHRHKQWRRDAAFILVSGLFTVAIWMAWITMYVGGNRALGDASWDDPTLAVAVVANAWVFLLLYAIPEICLLTQRDPDLEPPHDGDHIYPSRSLVFDNIHKEPEPHRQTVYMENKAFTMEEPPTVPSKPVSPYGAYNGQLRSCVYQPTEIALIAKGLTKMDQDTMMRRASASSLNAGGSSRSSLDHSLGSLAS, from the exons ATGGCATTGACAGGCCCGCCCAGAGGATGCGGGACCAGCATCGGCTCCATATACTACAACCTGTGTGACCTGGCGGCCGcatggggggtggtggtggaggcCGTCGCCGCCGGCGGCGTGCTGACCTCCTTCGTGCTGTTTGTCATCCTCATGGCCTGCCTGCCCTTGGTGACGGACAAGGAGAGAAAAGGCACGGTGGCCCTGCAGGCCGGCGTTCTCATTTCCACCCTGGGACTCTTTGGGCTAGCCTTCGCCTTCGTGGTGGGCCGTGACTCCACCAGCTGCGTGGCACGGAGGTTCCTCTTTGGCGTCCTGTTCTCGGGGTGCCTGGCCTGCCTGGTGATGCACGGGCTCTGGCTCGTCTTGCTGCGGAGGCGTGGCTGGGGCCCCGGGAGCTGGATGCTGTGCCTGGGGGCGCTCGGGCTCATGTTAGTGGAGGTCATCATCAACACCGAGTGGCTCCTCATCACCGTGGTCCGGAACCCCCCAAGCGGTACGGACGCTTCCGAGCTGTCCTGCGACTTTGCCAACCAGGACTTTGTCATGGCGCTGATCTACGTGATGGTTCTGCTACTCGCCGCCGTTCTGATGTCCGTGCCCTCGCTGACGCACAGGCACAAGCAGTGGCGCCGAGACGCGGCTTTCATCCTGGTCTCCGGCCTCTTCACCGTGGCCATCTGGATGGCTTGGATCACCATGTACGTCGGCGGGAACCGAGCGCTGGGAGACGCGAGCTGGGACGATCCCACCCTGGCTGTAGCCGTGGTGGCCAATGCGTGGGTGTTCCTACTCCTGTACGCCATCCCGGAGATTTGCTTACTGACACAGCGGGATCCGGACCTGGAGCCCCCCCATGATGGCGACCACATCTACCCTTCCAGGAGCTTGGTGTTCGACAACATTCACAAGGAGCCGGAGCCACACCGCCAGACTGTGTACATGGAAAATAAAGCCTTCACAATGGAGGAACCTCCAACAG TGCCATCAAAGCCTGTGTCACCATACGGTGCTTATAACGGTCAACTGCGAAGCTGTGTGTACCAGCCCACTGAAATCGCCCTGATCGCAAAAGGTCTGACCAAG ATGGACCAGGACACGATGATGCGCCGCGCTTCGGCCTCTTCTTTGAACGCTGGCGGAAGCAGCAGAAGCTCCCTGGATCACTCGTTGGGCTCTTTGGCCTCTTAG
- the LOC127590211 gene encoding BTB/POZ domain-containing protein 17-like translates to MMPSRDLGLFLGVSWTSLLLFSHFIAVRGAPMKLDVPPDTGATILNHSMSLVQRMEGLLAAGNGSDVTLRVHTVGTDEVKVIQAHSLLLSMQSDVFEELLLSRNSSTLMLREPSDCAAVFDKFIRYLYCGDVSVRLDQAISLHKLASKYHVWSLQQGLTQYMTQHLSSESPTGHVVGWYNYALQTGDLALRDSCLQYLSWNLSSVLQSQEWGSISEELLLSLLQRSDLILQTELELYEALEAWIDRNQPVGKTTESALRLVRYGMIPPQYLFRLQKQSPLMQRYYESVRDLLYLAFQFHSASPITLAKYFDVNCSIFTPRNYLSSSWGSPWIINSPTRDDRSFTFQTQLGPSGHDAGKRVTWNLLFSPRWLPLSARSTYSEMGAMQPTRTDGGRPRIIVTPATSSSDFAGVSFQKTVIVMARQQGKVVVRHVYNFHQSTEEVGDFLAGADLQRRVSEYLIDSSLYLHVVIKPLYHTLLVAKK, encoded by the exons ATGATGCCCTCCCGTGATCTAGGCTTGTTTCTTGGTGTCTCTTGGACCAGTCTGCTCCTCTTTAGCCACTTTATAGCAGTTAGAGGAG CTCCAATGAAGCTGGACGTGCCCCCGGACACGGGCGCCACCATCCTGAATCACTCCATGAGCCTGGTGCAGCGTATGGAGGGCTTGCTGGCGGCGGGCAACGGCAGCGATGTCACACTCCGCGTGCACACTGTCGGCACGGATGAGGTGAAGGTGATCCAGGCCCACAGCCTGTTGCTCTCCATGCAGAGTGACGTGTTCGAGGAGCTGCTGCTCAGCCGCAACAGCAGCACCCTGATGCTGCGGGAGCCGTCCGACTGCGCCGCCGTCTTTGACAAGTTCATCAG GTACTTGTACTGTGGAGACGTGTCTGTGCGTCTTGATCAGGCTATTTCTCTGCACAAGCTGGCCAGCAAGTACCACGTGTGGAGCTTGCAGCAGGGCCTGACCCAATACATGACCCAGCACTTGTCGAGCGAGTCCCCCACGGGCCATGTAGTCGGTTGGTACAACTATGCGCTGCAAACGGGGGACCTGGCCCTGCGGGACAGCTGCCTGCAGTACCTCTCGTGGAATTTGTCCTCGGTGCTGCAGAGTCAGGAATGGGGCTCCATCAGTGAGGAGCTGCTCCTCTCCTTGCTCCAGCGCTCGGATCTCATCCTGCAGACTGAGCTGGAGCTCTACGAAGCCCTGGAGGCATGGATCGACCGGAACCAGCCTGTTGGCAAGACAACGGAGTCGGCTCTGAGGTTGGTTCGCTACGGCATGATCCCCCCTCAGTATCTCTTCCGTCTGCAGAAGCAGTCACCCCTCATGCAGAGGTACTATGAGTCCGTCCGGGATCTTCTCTACCTGGCCTTCCAGTTCCACTCTGCGTCTCCCATCACTTTGGCCAAGTACTTTGACGTCAACTGCAGTATCTTCACACCCCGAAACTACCTGTCCTCCTCCTGGGGCTCCCCTTGGATCATCAACAGCCCGACGCGTGACGACCGCAGTTTCACCTTCCAGACGCAGCTGGGCCCTAGCGGTCACGACGCTGGCAAACGGGTGACATGGAACTTGCTCTTCTCCCCTCGCTGGCTGCCCCTGAGCGCCAGGTCCACCTACAGCGAGATGGGCGCCATGCAGCCAACCCGCACCGATGGGGGGCGGCCAAGGATCATCGTGACGCCGGCCACCTCCAGCTCGGACTTTGCCGGGGTGAGCTTTCAGAAGACGGTGATTGTGATGGCCAGACAGCAAGGCAAAGTAGTTGTCCGCCACGTCTACAACTTCCACCAAAGCACGGAGGAGGTTGGAGACTTCCTGGCGGGCGCCGACCTGCAGCGTCGCGTGTCCGAGTACCTGATCGACAGCTCCCTCTATCTGCACGTTGTGATAAAACCGCTCTACCATACCCTGCTGGTCGCGAAGAAATAA
- the ccdc137 gene encoding coiled-coil domain-containing protein 137, which yields MGKNKKRKNDSGEIVDKIGQQPSAKKQKRDGKADKKDDHLEHIPFRLQEIIKSKERMEQSGSLKEIKLRNAIHFHRQPEKSNVSDIAVPHFKRGQRESESQYKRRMEMESKQVLFLTNNQVERKPELDEDKQENPPDQRKTEKKKEYNKQKSQKKQQKKLERREDQLEKEMFQDDIPFGEVSMEPPSLTSKPKKAPIKPQATKELLLNSLLGHAPAPTTKPSMARQRIMEEERQRAVLAYRQLKKQRQQQQEEARTVRRKVPQ from the exons ATGGGGAAGAATAAGAAGCGTAAGAACGACTCTGGGGAGATAGTTGACAAAATTGGACAGCAACCGAG TGCGAAGAAGCAGAAACGAGATGGTAAAGCCGACAAAAAAGACGACCACCTTGAGCACATCCCCTTCAGGCTGCAAGAGATCATTAAGAGCAAGGAGAGGATGGAACAAAGTGGCTCTTTGAAGGAAATCAAATTAAGAAACG CCATCCACTTTCATAGACAACCAGAGAAGTCCAATGTCAGCGATATAGCTGTCCCACATTTCAAGCGAGGACAACGGGAAAGCGAGTCACAGTACAAACGGCGCATGGAGATGGAGTCCAAGCAGGTCTTATTCCTCACCAACAACCAGGTGGAGAGGAAACCCGAGCTGGATGAAGACAAACAAGAGAACCCCCCAGACCagagaaagacagaaaaaaagaaaga GTACAACAAGCAGAAGTCGCAAAAGAAACAGCAGAAAAAGTTGGAACGACGTGAGGACCAGTTGGAAAAGGAAATGTTCCAAG ATGACATTCCCTTTGGCGAGGTTTCAATGGAACCACCTTCACTAACCAGCAAACCCAAGAAAGCACCCATCAAGCCTCAG GCCACTAAGGAGCTTCTCCTCAACTCGCTTCTCGGCCATGCACCGGCGCCCACCACCAAGCCGTCCATGGCCAGGCAGAGGATCATGGAGGAGGAGCGGCAGCGGGCCGTGCTGGCTTATCGGCAGCTGAAGAAACAGAGACAGCAGCAACAGGAAGAGGCCAGGACTGTGAGGCGCAAGGTTCCCCAGTGA
- the LOC127590232 gene encoding G-protein coupled receptor family C group 5 member C-like isoform X2 translates to MALTGPPRGCGTSIGSIYYNLCDLAAAWGVVVEAVAAGGVLTSFVLFVILMACLPLVTDKERKGTVALQAGVLISTLGLFGLAFAFVVGRDSTSCVARRFLFGVLFSGCLACLVMHGLWLVLLRRRGWGPGSWMLCLGALGLMLVEVIINTEWLLITVVRNPPSGTDASELSCDFANQDFVMALIYVMVLLLAAVLMSVPSLTHRHKQWRRDAAFILVSGLFTVAIWMAWITMYVGGNRALGDASWDDPTLAVAVVANAWVFLLLYAIPEICLLTQRDPDLEPPHDGDHIYPSRSLVFDNIHKEPEPHRQTVYMENKAFTMEEPPTVPSKPVSPYGAYNGQLRSWVYQPHWDRCFSKPGVLLPG, encoded by the exons ATGGCATTGACAGGCCCGCCCAGAGGATGCGGGACCAGCATCGGCTCCATATACTACAACCTGTGTGACCTGGCGGCCGcatggggggtggtggtggaggcCGTCGCCGCCGGCGGCGTGCTGACCTCCTTCGTGCTGTTTGTCATCCTCATGGCCTGCCTGCCCTTGGTGACGGACAAGGAGAGAAAAGGCACGGTGGCCCTGCAGGCCGGCGTTCTCATTTCCACCCTGGGACTCTTTGGGCTAGCCTTCGCCTTCGTGGTGGGCCGTGACTCCACCAGCTGCGTGGCACGGAGGTTCCTCTTTGGCGTCCTGTTCTCGGGGTGCCTGGCCTGCCTGGTGATGCACGGGCTCTGGCTCGTCTTGCTGCGGAGGCGTGGCTGGGGCCCCGGGAGCTGGATGCTGTGCCTGGGGGCGCTCGGGCTCATGTTAGTGGAGGTCATCATCAACACCGAGTGGCTCCTCATCACCGTGGTCCGGAACCCCCCAAGCGGTACGGACGCTTCCGAGCTGTCCTGCGACTTTGCCAACCAGGACTTTGTCATGGCGCTGATCTACGTGATGGTTCTGCTACTCGCCGCCGTTCTGATGTCCGTGCCCTCGCTGACGCACAGGCACAAGCAGTGGCGCCGAGACGCGGCTTTCATCCTGGTCTCCGGCCTCTTCACCGTGGCCATCTGGATGGCTTGGATCACCATGTACGTCGGCGGGAACCGAGCGCTGGGAGACGCGAGCTGGGACGATCCCACCCTGGCTGTAGCCGTGGTGGCCAATGCGTGGGTGTTCCTACTCCTGTACGCCATCCCGGAGATTTGCTTACTGACACAGCGGGATCCGGACCTGGAGCCCCCCCATGATGGCGACCACATCTACCCTTCCAGGAGCTTGGTGTTCGACAACATTCACAAGGAGCCGGAGCCACACCGCCAGACTGTGTACATGGAAAATAAAGCCTTCACAATGGAGGAACCTCCAACAG TGCCATCAAAGCCTGTGTCACCATACGGTGCTTATAACGGTCAACTGCGAAGCT